From Streptomyces sp. Edi4, one genomic window encodes:
- a CDS encoding glycoside hydrolase family 15 protein, producing the protein MTQRTQRIEDYALIGDLQTAALVGRDGSVDWLCLPRFDSAACFAALLGDEDNGHWRIAPVEAGPTGQCSRRSYADDSLVLETYWETGTGTVKVIDFMPQRDVAPDVVRIVEGVSGTVEMGSVLRLRFDHGHVVPWMRRSDGHRVAIAGPDSAWLRSEPEVKTWGQDMSTRSSFTVGEGEKVAFVLTWHASHEPRPDLIDPYESLEQSLADWRQWAGRCRYEGPYRDAVVRSLITLKALTYAPTGGIVAAPTTSLPEEIGGVRNWDYRYCWLRDSTLTLEALLSAGYLEEAAHWRNWLLRAVAGDPADLQIMYGIAGERRLPESELPWLKGHFGSAPVRIGNAAVNQLQLDVYGEVVDSLYLARRAGLKSEAHAWNIQLALLGFLEERWREPDEGLWEVRGPRRHFVHSKVMAWVAADRAVRTLEEEPGLSGDADRWRRMRDAVHKEVCEKGFDPDRNTFTQAYGSAELDAATLLIPRVGFLPADDPRVVGTVEAILAELGQGGFVRRYSTDKAAADVDGLPGDEGTFLVCSFWMADALRLIGREKEAREMFERLLTLRNDVGLLAEEYDPAAGRQLGNFPQAFSHIGLVATACALEPDYADEAG; encoded by the coding sequence GTGACCCAACGTACACAGCGCATCGAGGACTACGCCCTCATCGGCGACCTTCAGACCGCCGCCCTCGTCGGCCGCGACGGATCCGTCGACTGGCTCTGCCTGCCCCGCTTCGACTCCGCCGCCTGCTTCGCGGCCCTGCTCGGCGACGAGGACAACGGCCACTGGCGGATCGCCCCCGTGGAGGCGGGCCCCACCGGGCAGTGTTCCCGGCGCTCCTACGCGGACGACTCGCTCGTCCTTGAGACCTACTGGGAGACCGGCACGGGCACGGTCAAGGTCATCGACTTCATGCCGCAGCGCGACGTGGCCCCCGATGTCGTACGCATCGTGGAGGGCGTCAGCGGCACCGTCGAGATGGGCTCCGTGCTGCGGCTGCGTTTCGACCACGGCCATGTGGTGCCCTGGATGCGCCGCTCCGACGGGCACCGGGTCGCGATCGCGGGCCCCGACTCGGCGTGGCTGCGCAGCGAGCCCGAGGTCAAGACCTGGGGCCAGGACATGAGCACCCGCTCGTCGTTCACGGTCGGCGAGGGGGAAAAGGTCGCTTTCGTCCTGACCTGGCACGCCTCGCACGAGCCGCGCCCCGACCTCATCGACCCCTATGAGTCCCTGGAGCAGTCCCTCGCCGACTGGCGCCAGTGGGCCGGGCGCTGCCGCTACGAGGGGCCCTACCGGGACGCCGTGGTGCGCTCCCTGATCACCCTGAAGGCGCTCACCTACGCCCCCACCGGCGGCATCGTGGCCGCGCCCACCACCTCCCTGCCCGAGGAGATCGGCGGCGTCCGCAACTGGGACTACCGCTACTGCTGGCTGCGCGACTCCACCCTCACCCTCGAAGCCCTCCTCTCGGCCGGCTACCTGGAGGAGGCCGCACACTGGCGCAACTGGCTGCTGCGCGCCGTCGCGGGCGATCCGGCCGACCTTCAGATCATGTACGGGATCGCCGGTGAGCGCAGGCTCCCGGAGAGTGAACTGCCGTGGCTCAAAGGGCACTTCGGGTCCGCTCCGGTCCGCATCGGCAACGCGGCCGTCAACCAGTTGCAGCTCGATGTGTACGGGGAGGTCGTCGACTCCCTGTACCTGGCGCGCCGGGCCGGCCTCAAGAGCGAGGCACACGCCTGGAACATCCAGCTCGCCCTGCTCGGCTTCCTGGAGGAGCGGTGGCGCGAGCCGGACGAGGGCCTGTGGGAGGTGCGCGGGCCGCGCCGGCACTTCGTCCACTCCAAGGTGATGGCCTGGGTGGCGGCGGACCGCGCGGTGCGCACCCTGGAGGAGGAGCCGGGTCTGAGCGGCGACGCCGACCGCTGGCGGCGGATGCGGGACGCGGTGCACAAGGAGGTCTGCGAGAAGGGCTTCGATCCGGACCGCAACACGTTCACGCAGGCGTACGGCTCCGCGGAGCTGGACGCGGCGACCCTGCTCATCCCCCGCGTCGGCTTCCTGCCGGCCGACGACCCCCGGGTGGTCGGCACGGTCGAGGCGATCCTGGCCGAGCTCGGCCAGGGCGGTTTCGTACGCCGCTACAGCACCGACAAGGCGGCCGCGGACGTGGACGGACTGCCGGGCGACGAGGGCACCTTCCTGGTGTGCTCGTTCTGGATGGCGGACGCGCTGCGGCTGATCGGCCGCGAGAAGGAGGCGCGGGAGATGTTCGAGCGGCTGCTCACCCTCCGCAACGACGTGGGGCTGCTCGCCGAGGAGTACGACCCGGCCGCCGGCCGTCAGCTCGGCAACTTTCCCCAGGCCTTCAGTCACATCGGTCTGGTCGCCACCGCCTGCGCGCTGGAGCCGGACTACGCCGACGAGGCAGGATAG
- a CDS encoding SDR family oxidoreductase — MDLGLKDRVYVVTGASRGLGLAAARALVADGAKAVISGRDEKTLKESAAGLGPGAHPVVCDNADPASAARLIAAARDHFGRFDGVLISVGGPPPGFVADNTDEQWQSAFDSVFLGAVRIARAAAAELDEGGVIGFVLSGSVHEPIAGLTLSNGLRPGLAGFAKSLADELGPRGIRVVGLLPARIDTDRVRQLDELSGDAEATRAANEAKIPLRRYGAPEEFGRTAAFLLSPAASYLTGLMLPVDGGARHGF, encoded by the coding sequence ATGGATCTTGGACTGAAGGACCGTGTCTACGTAGTCACCGGCGCCTCGCGCGGTCTTGGCCTCGCCGCCGCCCGCGCGCTCGTCGCGGACGGCGCGAAGGCCGTCATCAGCGGCCGCGACGAGAAGACGCTCAAGGAGAGCGCCGCCGGACTGGGCCCCGGCGCGCACCCGGTGGTCTGCGACAACGCCGACCCGGCGTCGGCCGCCCGGCTCATCGCCGCCGCCCGCGACCACTTCGGGCGCTTCGACGGCGTCCTGATCAGCGTGGGCGGCCCGCCGCCGGGCTTCGTCGCGGACAACACCGACGAGCAGTGGCAGTCGGCGTTCGACTCGGTGTTCCTCGGCGCGGTCCGCATCGCGCGCGCGGCCGCCGCCGAGCTGGACGAGGGCGGGGTGATCGGCTTCGTGCTGTCCGGTTCCGTACACGAGCCGATCGCGGGCCTCACCCTCTCCAACGGGCTGCGTCCCGGTCTCGCCGGGTTCGCCAAGTCGCTGGCCGACGAGCTGGGACCGCGCGGCATCCGCGTCGTGGGCCTGCTTCCGGCCCGCATCGACACCGACCGGGTGCGCCAGCTCGACGAGCTGTCGGGGGACGCGGAGGCGACCCGCGCGGCCAACGAGGCGAAAATTCCGCTGCGCCGCTACGGCGCCCCCGAGGAGTTCGGCCGTACGGCCGCCTTCCTGCTCTCGCCCGCCGCGTCGTATCTGACGGGCCTCATGCTGCCGGTGGACGGCGGGGCGCGGCACGGCTTCTGA
- the amaP gene encoding alkaline shock response membrane anchor protein AmaP: protein MLRTVNRVVLGLVGLVLFLVGGAVLAAGFGLDVPSWWPWGGKHDVLVSRSRRAHWHDQDWWWPVVIAVLALLVLLALWWLLAQLRRARLAEVLVDCGDGRGALLRGRALEAALAGEAETVEGVARAQAALVGRRTTPRARVALLLEPHAQPAAALVRLDGRALAHARDSAGLAELPAEVRLRSVKHRARRVS from the coding sequence ATGCTGCGGACGGTCAACCGGGTGGTGCTCGGGCTCGTGGGGCTCGTGCTGTTTCTCGTGGGCGGCGCGGTCCTGGCCGCCGGCTTCGGCCTCGATGTGCCCTCGTGGTGGCCCTGGGGCGGCAAGCACGACGTCCTGGTGAGCAGGTCGCGCCGCGCCCACTGGCACGACCAGGACTGGTGGTGGCCCGTCGTGATCGCCGTCCTCGCCCTCCTCGTCCTGCTCGCCCTGTGGTGGCTGCTGGCCCAGCTGCGCCGGGCCCGCCTCGCCGAGGTTTTGGTGGACTGCGGTGACGGGCGGGGAGCGCTGCTGCGCGGCCGGGCCCTGGAGGCGGCGCTCGCGGGTGAGGCGGAGACCGTGGAGGGGGTGGCGCGGGCCCAGGCCGCCCTGGTGGGCAGGCGGACCACGCCGCGTGCGCGCGTGGCGCTGCTCCTTGAGCCGCACGCCCAGCCGGCCGCCGCGCTGGTCCGCCTGGACGGCCGGGCGCTGGCCCACGCCCGGGACTCGGCGGGGCTCGCGGAGCTGCCCGCCGAGGTCCGGCTGCGATCGGTCAAACACCGTGCGCGGCGCGTGAGTTGA
- a CDS encoding DUF6286 domain-containing protein, protein MSHPSDDEGATRRLPVIERGAQHGPGSDRATSAADHEPGQGHDHGLDHDPVPVLAEGEGGRATRFWSARRIPAGLLALVILAVSGLFLYDVAAVRAHHSAMRWRVRFADWLAAHPLDDVAVLAIAGAAALIGLWLIALAITPGLRGVLTMRSPSPAVRAGLDRAAAALVLRDRAMEVAGVQSARIRVGRRRVTVRALSHFRELDDVRADLDAALGAGLRELGLAGPPALSVRVGRSVRKG, encoded by the coding sequence ATGAGCCACCCCAGCGACGACGAGGGCGCCACCCGGCGCCTGCCGGTGATCGAGCGGGGCGCCCAGCACGGACCCGGATCCGACCGGGCCACATCCGCCGCCGACCACGAGCCCGGCCAAGGCCACGACCACGGCCTCGATCACGACCCCGTCCCCGTGCTCGCCGAGGGCGAGGGCGGCCGGGCAACCCGCTTCTGGTCGGCGCGCCGGATCCCCGCCGGGCTGCTGGCCCTGGTGATCCTGGCCGTGTCCGGGCTCTTCCTCTACGACGTCGCCGCCGTGCGCGCCCACCACTCGGCGATGCGCTGGCGGGTACGGTTCGCCGACTGGCTCGCCGCGCATCCACTCGATGACGTCGCGGTCCTCGCCATCGCGGGCGCCGCGGCGCTGATCGGACTCTGGCTGATCGCCCTCGCGATCACCCCGGGCCTGCGCGGCGTCCTGACGATGCGCAGCCCGTCGCCCGCCGTGCGGGCCGGGCTCGACCGGGCCGCCGCCGCGCTCGTGCTGCGCGACCGCGCCATGGAAGTGGCCGGTGTCCAGTCCGCGCGGATCCGCGTGGGCCGGCGCCGGGTGACCGTACGAGCCCTGTCGCACTTTCGTGAACTCGACGATGTACGGGCCGACTTGGACGCGGCGCTCGGCGCGGGACTGCGGGAGCTCGGCCTCGCAGGGCCGCCCGCGCTCAGCGTGCGGGTCGGCCGTTCGGTACGGAAGGGCTGA
- a CDS encoding iron-sulfur cluster assembly protein produces the protein MAVAERIEPAERGSTRIADRVVAKIAAQAAREALEQPPQGGAPPHADVTVHQDCARVRVSVELGYPSDLGGQCRAVRRQVAERVRTLAGMDVPEVAVQIERLHTDTTARGRIR, from the coding sequence ATGGCGGTGGCCGAACGGATCGAGCCCGCCGAGCGCGGCTCCACCAGGATCGCCGACCGGGTCGTCGCGAAGATCGCCGCGCAGGCCGCGCGGGAGGCACTCGAGCAGCCCCCTCAAGGGGGCGCCCCGCCGCACGCCGATGTCACCGTGCACCAGGATTGCGCCCGGGTACGGGTCAGCGTCGAACTGGGCTACCCCAGCGATCTCGGCGGCCAGTGCCGCGCGGTGCGGCGCCAAGTCGCCGAGCGGGTACGAACATTGGCGGGGATGGACGTGCCCGAAGTAGCGGTGCAGATCGAGCGTCTGCACACGGACACGACGGCCCGGGGGAGGATCCGATGA
- a CDS encoding Asp23/Gls24 family envelope stress response protein — MSDSEQRNRPGAPANEPTGALSEQARKVSATKRGGGDPGGRGRTTIADGVVEKIAGLAARDVEGVHAMGSGLSRTFGAVRDRVPGGGKSSVTRGVKAEVGEVQTALDLEIVVEYGVPIAELARDVRENVISAVERMTGLEVVEVNIAVSDVKLPDDDEDEEPEGRLQ, encoded by the coding sequence ATGAGCGACAGCGAACAGCGCAACCGGCCCGGTGCACCCGCGAACGAACCGACGGGCGCACTGTCCGAGCAGGCCAGAAAGGTGTCCGCCACCAAGCGTGGTGGCGGGGACCCGGGCGGGCGCGGCCGCACCACGATCGCCGACGGTGTGGTCGAGAAGATCGCCGGGCTCGCGGCCCGGGACGTCGAGGGCGTCCACGCCATGGGCAGCGGGCTGTCCCGTACGTTCGGGGCGGTCAGGGACCGGGTGCCCGGCGGCGGCAAGTCGTCCGTCACCCGGGGCGTGAAGGCCGAGGTGGGCGAGGTGCAGACCGCGCTCGACCTCGAAATCGTCGTGGAGTACGGCGTGCCGATCGCCGAGCTGGCGCGGGATGTCCGCGAGAACGTGATCTCCGCCGTCGAGCGGATGACCGGTCTGGAAGTCGTCGAGGTCAACATCGCGGTCAGTGACGTGAAGCTGCCGGACGACGACGAGGACGAGGAACCGGAGGGCCGGCTCCAGTAG